TATTCCAAGAGGAGTTTTAAACTCATGAGATGCACTTGATATAAATTCTTTTCTCATTTTTTCTAACTTTTTCTCTTTTTCAATATCTTTTTCTAACTTTGCATTAGCTTTTTTTAGCTCTTCTAACGTACTATTTAAATTTTTAGATAGTGAATTTAAACTACTTGCCAGACTTCCAATTTCATCCTTAGATTTTATATCACAATAAGATGAAAAATCCAAATCTGCCATTTTAATAGCAGATTTATTAATCTTAACCAAAGGAGCAGCTATCATTTTTGAATATACAAATGCTAAAATCAATATAAATAATAATGCTGCTATAAAAACATAAACATAATACTCCTTCATAATTGTCATTGCTTCACCTATTTGCTGTAAAGATGAGCTCACAAAAACCATTTCAGTAATATCTCCATCTTTAATAATAGGTTTTACAAACACAATATTTTCTATCTGACTAAAATCATCTATATAGCTGTAATTGATTATTCGTCCATCTAATTCAAAATTAGACTCTTTATTTTCCCAAAAAAATTCATTAACTAAATCAACAAACATATAATCATCATAAGGCTGTAGATTATCTGTACTTGATGGGATATTCATTTTTTTTATTTCTCCATTTATAATTTGTATATTTTTATTTATATCTGACTCATATCCCCAAAAGAACATTCCATCAATCTCCATATTTAAAGGAACTAATATACTTTTTTCTTTATTTAAATATGTTCCTTCAAAACTTACACTTTCTCCAATTTCAACATTTAAACTTTCAAATTGATATATATCCATAAAATTATTTAAAAGAACTGTTATATTTTTACCAGTTGAATCTGTTATAGTTATATCGAATTTATCATTATATTTTATTAATCCATTTTT
The window above is part of the Tepidibacter aestuarii genome. Proteins encoded here:
- a CDS encoding HAMP domain-containing sensor histidine kinase; its protein translation is MKYKGITFKLFIVTTAFFMFFLTVNMILQTVFFEDFYVDRKIKTLEKNIEKFTDEYLTINNKKNMHKKLSLFSDENNALIAILDKNGLIKYNDKFDITITDSTGKNITVLLNNFMDIYQFESLNVEIGESVSFEGTYLNKEKSILVPLNMEIDGMFFWGYESDINKNIQIINGEIKKMNIPSSTDNLQPYDDYMFVDLVNEFFWENKESNFELDGRIINYSYIDDFSQIENIVFVKPIIKDGDITEMVFVSSSLQQIGEAMTIMKEYYVYVFIAALLFILILAFVYSKMIAAPLVKINKSAIKMADLDFSSYCDIKSKDEIGSLASSLNSLSKNLNSTLEELKKANAKLEKDIEKEKKLEKMRKEFISSASHEFKTPLGIIKGFAEGIKDGIYENKKEYYLGVIIDETEKMNDLVLDMLELSKLESKSYKLNKEELIIDKLFYKVINKFKYHIEEKKISINFDVGRQNIFVYGDKRGIEQVIVNLFSNAIRHTGFLGNINIDIKMQNMKVYIYIENSGKNIPKEKIDKIWDRFYRVEESRHRQSGGTGLGLSIVKNILEIHDSEYGVKNTDDGVLFYFTLEKMHFK